In Janibacter cremeus, a genomic segment contains:
- the pknB gene encoding Stk1 family PASTA domain-containing Ser/Thr kinase, whose amino-acid sequence MSTSPRLLGGRYEVGELIGRGGMAEVHLGHDARLGRPVAIKILRTDHARDADFLARFRREAQSVAGLNHPSIVAVYDSGEEHVRESGGAALDIPYIVMEYVDGLTLRELLNDSETGTLDPYEASRIVQHVLEALDYSHDMGIVHRDIKPGNVMVTHAGDVKVMDFGIARAIADTQATMTQTQAVIGTAQYISPEQARGETVDKRSDVYSTGCLLFELLTGRTPYTGEPISLTYQHVNADIPFPSSVNSDVPSELDAVVVHSLTKDRDDRYPDARAMAQDLAAFAHGRPISPVATSRLEAATTSLPTVAAAPRAESATGPRSDPDTASIPATTERRRNSRLGWLFAALLLIPLALLGWFAWSAAQGPPEVTVPKVVGTSEESATATLTDLGLEVDSRAEPSDKTVGQVTDQNPREGSTAREGDEVTLIVSAGPADVSVPNVVGMTRSEATGALEDVGLEVGDVTEEDSAEQGPDKVISVSPSVSETVSKGASVDLVVASGQVELKDYVGQDVSDVRSELYDLNLEVKEQTEESSAPVGTILAQNPAAGSVEQGTEVTFVIAEKAASTVTESPSSTSETSEPSDSESTSEESEPTSTDSESQSQSPDPSDTSPSPTGPDTGSSPRSTRSPGSP is encoded by the coding sequence ATGAGCACGTCACCTCGCCTGCTCGGCGGACGCTATGAGGTCGGGGAGCTCATCGGTCGAGGCGGCATGGCCGAGGTCCACCTCGGCCACGACGCCCGTCTGGGCCGCCCCGTCGCGATCAAGATCCTGCGCACCGACCACGCCCGGGACGCGGATTTCCTCGCGCGCTTCCGGCGTGAGGCGCAGTCCGTGGCAGGCCTGAACCATCCCTCGATCGTGGCCGTCTACGACTCCGGCGAGGAGCACGTCCGCGAGTCGGGTGGCGCGGCGCTCGACATCCCGTACATCGTGATGGAGTACGTCGACGGGCTCACCCTGCGGGAGCTGCTCAACGACTCCGAGACGGGCACGCTCGACCCGTACGAGGCCTCCCGCATCGTCCAGCACGTCCTCGAGGCGCTCGACTACAGCCACGACATGGGGATCGTGCACCGGGACATCAAGCCCGGCAACGTGATGGTCACGCATGCCGGCGACGTGAAGGTAATGGACTTCGGCATCGCCCGCGCCATCGCCGACACCCAGGCCACGATGACCCAGACCCAGGCCGTCATCGGCACCGCGCAGTACATCTCGCCGGAGCAGGCACGCGGTGAGACGGTCGACAAGCGCAGCGACGTCTACTCCACGGGTTGCCTGCTCTTCGAGCTGCTCACCGGGCGTACCCCCTATACGGGCGAGCCCATCTCCCTGACGTACCAGCACGTCAACGCCGACATCCCCTTCCCGTCGTCGGTCAACTCCGATGTCCCCTCCGAGCTGGACGCCGTCGTCGTCCACTCGCTGACCAAGGACCGGGACGATCGCTACCCCGATGCCCGGGCGATGGCCCAGGACCTGGCGGCCTTCGCCCACGGACGACCGATCAGCCCGGTGGCCACCTCCCGGCTCGAGGCCGCGACCACCAGCCTGCCGACGGTCGCTGCCGCCCCGCGCGCCGAGTCGGCGACGGGCCCCCGCAGCGACCCCGACACCGCGTCGATCCCCGCCACGACCGAGCGACGGCGCAACTCACGGCTCGGTTGGCTCTTCGCAGCACTGCTGCTGATCCCGCTCGCCCTCCTCGGCTGGTTCGCCTGGTCCGCCGCCCAGGGCCCGCCGGAGGTCACCGTGCCCAAGGTCGTCGGCACCAGCGAGGAGTCGGCCACCGCCACGCTGACCGACCTGGGACTCGAGGTCGACTCACGCGCCGAGCCCAGCGACAAGACCGTCGGTCAGGTCACCGACCAGAACCCGCGAGAGGGATCGACGGCGCGCGAGGGCGACGAGGTCACCCTCATCGTCTCCGCCGGTCCTGCAGACGTCAGCGTGCCCAATGTCGTGGGGATGACCAGGTCCGAGGCCACCGGCGCCCTCGAGGACGTCGGTCTGGAGGTCGGCGACGTCACCGAGGAGGACTCCGCCGAGCAGGGGCCGGACAAGGTCATCTCCGTCTCTCCGTCGGTGTCCGAGACGGTGTCGAAGGGCGCGTCGGTCGACCTCGTCGTCGCCAGCGGTCAGGTCGAGCTGAAGGACTACGTCGGTCAGGACGTCTCCGACGTGCGCTCCGAGCTCTACGACCTCAACCTCGAGGTCAAGGAGCAGACCGAGGAGTCCTCGGCACCGGTCGGCACGATCCTCGCGCAGAACCCCGCAGCGGGCAGCGTCGAGCAGGGCACGGAGGTCACCTTCGTCATCGCGGAGAAGGCCGCCTCGACCGTCACGGAGTCACCCAGCAGCACCAGCGAGACCAGTGAGCCGTCCGACTCGGAGTCCACGTCCGAGGAGTCCGAGCCGACGTCGACGGACTCGGAGTCGCAGTCGCAGTCGCCGGACCCGAGCGACACCTCACCCTCGCCGACGGGGCCCGATACCGGCTCCTCGCCGCGTAGCACCCGCTCGCCGGGGAGCCCGTAG
- a CDS encoding aminodeoxychorismate/anthranilate synthase component II has protein sequence MSQILVVDNYDSFVFTIVGYLQQLGAETTVVRNDAISPADGADFDGVLVSPGPGIPEEAGVSTAMIEACAERAQPMLGVCLGHQALGIVLGARVGRAPELLHGKTSRVLHDEDGVLAGLPSPFTATRYHSLTVDPASVPDELVPNGHTESGVIMAARHRSLPLHGVQFHPESVLTEGGHRILANWLAITGASGAVARSDGMSPLVRDAEGVARVVAQG, from the coding sequence GTGAGCCAGATCCTCGTCGTCGACAACTACGACAGCTTCGTCTTCACCATCGTCGGATACCTGCAGCAGCTCGGTGCCGAGACGACGGTGGTGCGCAACGACGCGATCTCCCCCGCTGACGGCGCGGACTTCGACGGGGTGCTCGTCTCCCCGGGACCCGGCATCCCCGAGGAGGCCGGCGTCTCGACGGCGATGATCGAGGCGTGCGCGGAGCGCGCCCAGCCGATGCTGGGGGTGTGCCTGGGCCACCAGGCCCTCGGCATCGTCCTCGGAGCGAGGGTCGGGCGCGCGCCCGAACTCCTCCACGGCAAGACCAGCCGCGTCCTGCACGACGAGGACGGCGTACTCGCCGGGCTGCCCTCCCCCTTCACCGCGACGCGCTACCACTCGTTGACCGTCGACCCCGCGAGCGTGCCGGACGAGCTCGTGCCGAACGGGCACACCGAGTCCGGCGTCATCATGGCTGCCCGGCACCGAAGCCTGCCCCTGCACGGGGTCCAGTTCCACCCCGAGTCGGTCCTCACCGAGGGTGGCCACCGCATCCTCGCCAACTGGCTGGCGATCACCGGCGCCTCCGGTGCGGTCGCCCGCAGCGACGGCATGTCCCCCCTGGTCCGCGATGCCGAGGGCGTCGCCCGCGTCGTCGCGCAGGGCTGA
- a CDS encoding DUF881 domain-containing protein yields the protein MGEDETPADEKVIRSRESAPGADPPRPRAGRIRAWLTHRPTRWSALVPVIAVGAGLLFATSGATARGTDLRAESADLPGIIREGTRENERASKRVEGLRADIDRLTREAAPGSKRLRELDKEATAVADDAGLTPATGEAVTVSLDDAHLDADQIPKGFTVNDVIVHQQDVQGVVNALWRGGAEAMQIMDQRVISTSAVRCVGNTLILQGRVYSPPFTITAIGDPDELQEALARDPAVEIYRQYVDAVGLGYEVSVDEEQELPAFSGRSRLEYARAVSDDG from the coding sequence GTGGGCGAGGACGAGACCCCTGCCGACGAGAAGGTGATCCGCTCCCGTGAGTCGGCGCCCGGGGCAGACCCGCCGCGCCCGCGGGCCGGGCGCATCCGCGCGTGGCTGACGCACCGGCCCACCCGATGGTCGGCGCTGGTGCCCGTCATCGCGGTGGGCGCCGGGTTGCTCTTCGCCACGTCCGGCGCCACCGCCCGTGGCACCGACCTGCGGGCCGAGAGTGCCGACCTGCCGGGCATCATCAGGGAAGGCACCCGCGAGAACGAGCGGGCCTCGAAGCGGGTGGAAGGGCTGCGCGCGGACATCGACCGGCTCACCCGCGAGGCGGCTCCCGGCAGCAAGCGGCTGCGGGAGCTCGACAAGGAGGCCACGGCCGTGGCCGACGACGCCGGCCTGACGCCGGCCACCGGTGAAGCGGTCACCGTTTCCCTCGACGACGCCCACCTCGATGCCGACCAGATCCCCAAGGGCTTCACCGTCAACGACGTGATCGTCCACCAGCAGGACGTGCAGGGAGTCGTCAACGCGTTGTGGCGAGGCGGCGCCGAGGCGATGCAGATCATGGACCAGCGAGTGATCTCCACCAGTGCGGTGCGCTGCGTCGGCAACACCCTGATCCTGCAGGGACGTGTCTACTCCCCACCCTTCACGATCACCGCGATCGGCGACCCGGACGAGTTGCAGGAGGCACTCGCGAGGGACCCGGCCGTCGAGATCTACCGGCAGTACGTCGACGCGGTCGGTCTGGGCTATGAGGTGAGCGTGGATGAGGAGCAGGAGTTGCCGGCGTTCTCGGGGCGAAGCCGTCTGGAGTACGCCCGGGCGGTGTCCGACGACGGGTGA
- a CDS encoding cell division protein CrgA, with protein sequence MAKSADDAKDTPKKAAATSGKAKASQLSRSGDPSKRATAEAATQAAEAKQRHKAKAQRVGNPPWFVPVMLALMIIGLVWVVTFYITGQQYPVPSWGMWNLGIGFAFILAGFAMTTRWK encoded by the coding sequence GTGGCGAAGTCCGCCGATGACGCGAAGGACACCCCGAAGAAGGCCGCAGCCACCTCCGGGAAGGCCAAGGCCAGCCAGCTCTCCCGCTCCGGCGACCCGAGCAAGCGCGCCACCGCCGAGGCCGCAACCCAGGCGGCGGAGGCCAAGCAGCGGCACAAGGCCAAGGCGCAACGCGTCGGCAACCCGCCGTGGTTCGTCCCGGTGATGCTCGCGCTGATGATCATCGGCCTGGTCTGGGTCGTGACGTTCTACATCACCGGCCAGCAGTACCCCGTCCCCAGCTGGGGGATGTGGAACCTCGGGATCGGCTTCGCCTTCATCCTGGCCGGCTTCGCCATGACGACCCGGTGGAAGTAG
- a CDS encoding rhomboid family intramembrane serine protease: protein MDCVRQQAKGERRPVTVLGGRAGADKPYLTMTIIAVCVLVWIGEQLSPRVFQEVAFAPALGPSQPWRLLTSAFAHSPNQIMHIGFNMFALWIVGGYLEQMLGWVRYLAVYLVTALAGSVTWLLFQPVDPSDPGAYTPIVGASGAVFGLFAAVIVLNRHLGRDSSGMLAIIGINAVLGFIIPNVAWQAHLGGLVAGALVALALTVARSRRSPVIAWAGILGVLAVVVALAVGKYALSPTGLMPLI from the coding sequence GTGGACTGCGTCCGACAGCAGGCGAAGGGGGAGCGTCGCCCGGTCACCGTCCTGGGCGGGCGAGCCGGTGCCGACAAGCCGTACCTGACGATGACGATCATCGCGGTCTGCGTGCTGGTCTGGATCGGCGAGCAGCTCTCGCCGCGGGTCTTCCAGGAGGTCGCGTTCGCGCCGGCCCTCGGGCCGAGCCAGCCCTGGCGGCTGCTCACCTCGGCCTTCGCCCACAGTCCGAACCAGATCATGCACATCGGCTTCAACATGTTCGCGCTGTGGATCGTCGGCGGCTACCTCGAGCAGATGCTGGGGTGGGTGCGTTACCTCGCCGTCTATCTCGTGACCGCCCTCGCCGGGTCGGTGACGTGGTTGCTCTTCCAGCCCGTCGACCCCAGCGACCCCGGGGCCTACACCCCGATCGTGGGTGCCTCGGGCGCGGTCTTCGGGCTCTTCGCCGCGGTGATCGTGCTCAACCGTCACCTCGGCCGTGACAGCTCGGGGATGCTGGCCATCATCGGCATCAATGCCGTCCTCGGCTTCATCATCCCCAACGTGGCCTGGCAGGCGCACCTCGGTGGGCTGGTCGCCGGGGCGCTCGTCGCGCTGGCCCTGACGGTGGCACGCTCCCGGCGCAGCCCGGTCATCGCCTGGGCCGGGATCCTCGGCGTCCTCGCCGTGGTCGTCGCCCTCGCCGTGGGCAAGTACGCCCTCTCGCCGACCGGGCTGATGCCCCTCATCTGA
- a CDS encoding peptidylprolyl isomerase yields MKAILHTNHGDISIELFPNQAPKTVDNFAGLATGEKEYTDDAGRSNPTKFYDGLGFHRIIPGFMIQGGCPLGQGVGGPGYAFDDEIHPDLTFSKPYLLAMANAGKQMGKGTNGSQFFVTVGETPWLNGKHTIFGEVSDAPSREVVDTIAAVPTGAMDKPAEPVTIDSVEIIQD; encoded by the coding sequence ATGAAGGCGATCCTGCACACGAACCACGGCGACATCTCCATCGAGCTGTTCCCCAACCAGGCCCCCAAGACGGTCGACAACTTCGCCGGTCTCGCTACCGGTGAGAAGGAGTACACCGACGACGCGGGCCGCTCCAACCCCACGAAGTTCTACGACGGCCTCGGCTTCCACCGGATCATCCCCGGCTTCATGATCCAGGGCGGTTGCCCGCTGGGTCAGGGCGTCGGCGGCCCCGGCTACGCCTTTGACGACGAGATCCACCCCGACCTGACCTTCAGCAAGCCGTACCTGCTGGCCATGGCCAACGCCGGCAAGCAGATGGGCAAGGGCACCAACGGATCCCAGTTCTTCGTCACGGTCGGTGAGACCCCGTGGCTGAATGGCAAGCACACGATCTTCGGCGAGGTCTCCGACGCCCCGAGCCGCGAGGTGGTCGACACGATCGCCGCCGTCCCGACCGGTGCGATGGACAAGCCGGCCGAGCCGGTCACCATCGACTCCGTCGAGATCATCCAGGACTGA